From a region of the Paenibacillus lutimineralis genome:
- a CDS encoding AAA family ATPase: MLNESPKIILITGIMASGKSTVAQILAEHLENSVHLRGDIFRKMIVNNRREVSPDAEEDELEQLKLRYRLAAQSADLYFEAGFSVIIQDVVVGPMLEDFISYVRNRPLYLVVLCPSTHAVTLREAARPKKGYGVWTVEALNSVLLNETPRIGMWIDSSNITPEETVHEILARLDNEAKLNEQREKNLDGL, encoded by the coding sequence ATGTTAAATGAATCTCCTAAGATCATTTTAATAACAGGTATTATGGCGAGTGGAAAATCGACAGTTGCGCAAATTCTTGCCGAACATCTAGAGAACTCCGTTCATTTACGGGGGGATATCTTCCGTAAAATGATTGTTAATAATCGAAGGGAAGTAAGTCCGGATGCAGAAGAGGACGAGTTGGAGCAATTGAAACTTCGATATAGACTTGCGGCACAATCCGCAGATCTTTATTTTGAAGCAGGATTTTCTGTAATCATTCAAGATGTTGTAGTTGGTCCAATGTTAGAGGACTTTATATCATATGTCCGTAACCGTCCTTTGTATCTAGTAGTTCTGTGTCCAAGTACGCATGCTGTAACGCTAAGAGAAGCTGCTAGACCGAAGAAAGGATATGGTGTTTGGACAGTTGAAGCTTTGAATAGTGTACTACTAAATGAAACACCTAGAATTGGAATGTGGATTGACTCTTCAAATATAACACCTGAAGAAACAGTTCATGAGATACTGGCAAGATTAGATAATGAAGCAAAGCTGAATGAACAGAGGGAGAAAAATCTTGATGGACTATAA
- a CDS encoding response regulator transcription factor gives MRILIVEDEKHLAEAVAQVLKKNNYTVDLAHDGEYGLDCAISAIYDFIILDIMLPKIDGITILKEIRKHGISVPVVLLTAKGETEDTVNGLDSGADDYIAKPFKSEELLARLRALNRRKGELIQDGTLTYGDINIYPNSLELFCGNKSYKLTLKEFQLLELLINMRGMVVSKNTIIEKLWGYDGEAEDNNVEVYISFLRKKLSHIKSETSIHTMRGVGYVLRSQGDKHV, from the coding sequence GTGAGAATACTGATCGTAGAAGACGAGAAACATCTGGCTGAAGCCGTGGCACAGGTTCTCAAGAAGAACAATTATACTGTCGATTTAGCTCATGATGGTGAATATGGGCTTGATTGCGCGATATCGGCGATTTATGACTTTATCATACTTGATATTATGCTTCCCAAAATAGACGGGATAACTATATTAAAAGAAATCAGAAAGCATGGCATTTCTGTTCCTGTCGTTCTTCTAACGGCGAAGGGTGAGACCGAGGATACAGTGAATGGGCTGGATAGTGGTGCGGATGATTATATTGCCAAACCATTTAAGTCCGAGGAACTTCTTGCTCGTCTCCGTGCCCTTAACCGACGGAAAGGCGAGTTGATACAAGATGGTACATTGACCTATGGGGACATTAACATCTATCCCAATTCTCTCGAATTATTTTGCGGTAATAAGTCGTACAAGCTCACATTGAAAGAATTCCAGCTATTAGAATTACTAATAAACATGAGAGGCATGGTTGTGTCCAAGAACACCATTATTGAAAAGCTGTGGGGCTACGATGGCGAAGCCGAAGACAATAATGTGGAGGTTTATATATCGTTCTTGCGTAAGAAATTGAGTCATATTAAATCTGAGACCTCGATCCATACGATGCGCGGTGTCGGCTATGTTCTAAGATCACAAGGTGATAAGCATGTTTAA